One part of the Hyalangium ruber genome encodes these proteins:
- a CDS encoding M4 family metallopeptidase, producing MTIRRLDQTPVVPTARSTETKPANTVKANTAERSTRASEQSGFTPAASRPTTNLTGVTGRTPGPVAPTSVEGQAAIQATLSHINQQMNTAESLRGGSPAPAFDASKAFSPKSVERDELGMTHVRMDRMHEGVKVFGEQVIGHMGADGKFDSLTGDTTTIPAGLGKQEPKLSSQDALAIAQKEFAGQTDRKPTVERVVYKDAQGQYHSAYRAELTNTSSKEDRPRRMNYLIDANTGKMFESYNQMGGIELDRKPRSEPKTVTGSATPNAAITDLGTTTSKISLGEDVTIDSLKLDLDLAHSYRGDLKVSLTSPSGKTAVISDRAGGGADDLKGSFDLSAFKGEKTKGEWTLTVEDKAKSDTGTLKSWSLTATAKAEQQNPPTPPTGKGDDVSLYSGTVDLSTKQNADGSYSLDDSTRGKGVVTLDAQNKDEARNPVAFNDTNNAWGEAGDNPRTKAAVDAHYGAQMTYDMYKNVLGRDSLDGKGEKLVSNVHIGTNFVNAYWDGEQMNYGDGNGKDAGPLTTLDIAGHEITHGLTERTAGLIYRGESGGLNEAMSDIMGTGVEWYASQQNAAVKFDWAVGEDAWTPTNGDPNDALRYMDDPTADGYSVDNYKNYPKQTEVHGSSGIANNAFYLLANGGTNKTSKQTVDGGIGMDKGLKIYYRALAHYMTPSTTFAQAREATIKAATDLFGATSTEVQKVKDSWAAVGVAAK from the coding sequence GTGACCATCCGCCGCCTTGATCAGACCCCCGTCGTCCCCACCGCTCGCAGCACGGAGACGAAGCCCGCCAACACCGTGAAGGCCAACACCGCCGAGCGCAGCACCCGCGCCTCGGAGCAGTCCGGCTTCACCCCCGCCGCCTCGCGCCCCACCACGAACCTGACGGGCGTGACGGGCCGTACGCCCGGCCCCGTGGCCCCCACCAGCGTCGAGGGCCAGGCCGCCATCCAGGCCACGCTGTCCCACATCAACCAGCAGATGAACACCGCCGAGTCGCTGCGCGGCGGCTCGCCCGCCCCGGCGTTCGACGCCTCCAAGGCCTTCAGCCCCAAGAGCGTGGAGCGCGATGAGCTGGGCATGACGCACGTGCGCATGGACCGCATGCACGAGGGCGTGAAGGTGTTCGGCGAGCAGGTCATCGGCCACATGGGCGCCGACGGCAAGTTCGACAGCCTCACCGGCGACACCACCACCATCCCCGCGGGCCTGGGCAAGCAGGAGCCGAAGCTCTCCTCCCAGGACGCGCTGGCCATCGCCCAGAAGGAGTTCGCGGGCCAGACGGACCGCAAGCCCACCGTGGAGCGCGTCGTCTATAAGGATGCGCAGGGCCAGTACCACTCGGCCTACCGCGCCGAGCTCACCAACACCTCCAGCAAGGAGGACCGCCCGCGCCGGATGAACTACCTCATCGACGCCAACACCGGGAAGATGTTCGAGAGCTACAACCAGATGGGCGGCATCGAGCTGGACCGCAAGCCGCGCAGCGAGCCCAAGACGGTGACGGGCTCGGCCACTCCCAACGCCGCCATCACCGACCTGGGCACCACCACCTCGAAGATCTCCCTCGGCGAGGATGTGACCATCGACTCGCTGAAGCTGGACCTGGACCTGGCCCACTCGTACCGGGGCGACCTGAAGGTCAGCCTGACCAGCCCCTCGGGCAAGACGGCGGTGATCAGCGACCGCGCCGGTGGCGGCGCCGATGACCTCAAGGGCTCCTTCGACCTGAGCGCCTTCAAGGGTGAGAAGACCAAGGGCGAGTGGACGCTCACCGTGGAGGACAAGGCCAAGAGCGACACGGGCACGCTGAAGAGCTGGAGCCTGACGGCCACCGCCAAGGCGGAGCAGCAGAACCCGCCCACCCCGCCCACGGGCAAGGGCGACGACGTCTCGCTCTACAGCGGCACGGTGGACCTCTCCACGAAGCAGAACGCGGACGGCAGCTACAGCCTGGACGACAGCACCCGCGGCAAGGGCGTGGTGACGCTGGACGCGCAGAACAAGGACGAGGCGCGCAACCCCGTGGCCTTCAACGACACCAACAACGCCTGGGGCGAGGCGGGCGACAACCCCCGCACCAAGGCGGCGGTGGATGCGCACTACGGCGCGCAGATGACGTACGACATGTACAAGAACGTGCTGGGCCGTGACTCGCTGGACGGCAAGGGCGAGAAGCTCGTCTCCAACGTCCACATCGGCACCAACTTCGTGAACGCGTACTGGGACGGCGAGCAGATGAACTACGGCGACGGCAACGGCAAGGACGCCGGCCCGCTGACCACGCTGGACATCGCCGGCCACGAGATTACGCACGGCCTGACCGAGCGCACCGCGGGCCTCATCTACCGCGGCGAGTCGGGCGGCCTGAACGAGGCCATGAGCGACATCATGGGCACGGGCGTGGAGTGGTACGCCAGCCAGCAGAACGCGGCGGTGAAGTTCGACTGGGCGGTGGGCGAGGACGCCTGGACGCCGACGAACGGCGACCCGAACGACGCCCTGCGCTACATGGACGACCCGACGGCGGACGGCTACTCGGTCGACAACTACAAGAACTACCCGAAGCAGACCGAAGTGCATGGCTCCAGCGGCATCGCCAACAACGCCTTCTACCTGCTGGCCAACGGCGGCACGAACAAGACCTCGAAGCAGACGGTGGACGGCGGCATCGGCATGGACAAGGGCCTGAAGATCTACTACCGCGCCCTGGCCCACTACATGACGCCGAGCACCACCTTCGCCCAGGCGCGCGAGGCCACCATCAAGGCGGCCACGGACCTGTTCGGCGCCACCTCGACCGAGGTGCAGAAGGTGAAGGACAGCTGGGCCGCCGTGGGCGTGGCCGCGAAGTAG
- a CDS encoding site-2 protease family protein: MGLALEVVMHGGKRWAFQVASFRGIPIRIHVSLLLVLPLLAVVFGGVFRQSAQAAGIQPELMGGPVFLWGLGVAVGLFASVLVHELAHVLYALRTGGEVRSVTLMIVGGVSEISEMPRRHRDEVLMALAGPVTSIGLSALLFVALVLLPQTRSFAPPFFLFYLASLNLILGLFNLVPAFPMDGGRILRGLLAERMGLVRATRVSAFIGKVFAVLFLAVGLFSFNIMLAAIGVFIFMGADSESRQVLLRSVLEKLQVEQLMTPRFHGLEADTPLEEALVQLRHERRLALPLTQEDRPIGWVVLGDVLAVPEAQRSGRTVREFLKPAVTVAPGEDAWSAVRRMVEAQPPLLLVLEQGRLVGTLDGNDINAGLAVQLARAQRGGERSPRWRQERPA; this comes from the coding sequence GTGGGTTTGGCTCTGGAGGTGGTGATGCACGGCGGCAAGCGATGGGCGTTCCAGGTGGCCTCCTTCCGAGGCATCCCCATCCGCATCCACGTCTCGCTCCTGCTGGTGCTGCCCCTGCTCGCCGTGGTGTTCGGGGGTGTGTTCCGGCAGTCGGCGCAGGCGGCCGGCATCCAACCGGAGCTGATGGGGGGCCCGGTTTTTCTCTGGGGGCTGGGGGTGGCGGTGGGGCTGTTCGCCTCGGTGCTGGTACACGAGCTGGCGCACGTCCTCTATGCGCTGCGCACGGGCGGAGAGGTGCGCTCCGTCACGCTGATGATCGTCGGCGGCGTGTCGGAGATCTCCGAGATGCCCCGGCGCCACCGGGACGAGGTGCTCATGGCGCTCGCCGGTCCGGTGACGAGCATCGGCCTGTCCGCGCTGCTCTTCGTGGCCCTGGTGCTGCTGCCGCAGACGCGCTCCTTCGCCCCGCCGTTCTTCCTCTTCTACCTGGCGAGCCTCAACCTCATCCTCGGCCTGTTCAACCTGGTGCCGGCCTTCCCCATGGACGGGGGGCGCATCCTCCGGGGACTGCTCGCCGAGAGGATGGGGCTGGTGCGCGCCACGCGCGTATCGGCCTTCATCGGCAAGGTGTTCGCGGTGCTCTTCCTCGCCGTGGGGCTGTTCTCGTTCAACATCATGCTGGCCGCCATCGGCGTCTTCATCTTCATGGGCGCCGACAGTGAGTCGCGCCAGGTGCTGCTCCGCAGCGTGCTCGAGAAGCTCCAGGTGGAGCAGCTGATGACCCCTCGCTTCCACGGGCTGGAGGCCGACACGCCCCTGGAGGAGGCCCTGGTGCAGCTGCGGCACGAGCGGCGGCTGGCGCTGCCCCTCACCCAGGAGGACCGTCCCATCGGGTGGGTGGTGCTCGGAGACGTGCTGGCCGTGCCCGAGGCGCAGCGCTCGGGCCGCACCGTGCGCGAGTTCCTCAAGCCCGCCGTCACCGTGGCGCCCGGAGAGGACGCGTGGTCGGCGGTGCGAAGGATGGTGGAAGCACAACCGCCCCTGCTCCTGGTGCTGGAGCAAGGGCGGCTGGTGGGGACATTGGACGGCAATGACATCAACGCGGGGCTGGCGGTGCAGCTGGCCCGCGCGCAGCGAGGCGGGGAGCGCTCGCCGCGCTGGCGTCAGGAGCGTCCGGCCTGA
- a CDS encoding acyl-CoA carboxylase subunit beta, translating into MDGTPEKDPLRARLDEMEKQAELGGGADRIAKQHESGKLTARERIDLLLDPGSFCELDKFVTHRSSDFGMADKKILGDGVVTGYGTVEGRQVFVFAQDFTVFGGSLSGAYAQKICKIMDLATRVGAPVIGLNDSGGARIQEGVESLAGYADIFLRNTLASGVVPQISLILGPCAGGAVYSPAITDFILMAKDTSYMFITGPDVIKTVTHEEVSKESLGGALTHNQKSGVAHFAADNEQSAILMTRELLSFLPSNNQEDPPVQPCDDDAFRVEDSLKSIVPSNPNKPYDIKEIIRAVVDHKHFFEVQEHFAKNIVIGFARMNGRPVGIVANQPAVLAGCLDIDASVKAARFVRFCDCFNIPLVTFVDVPGFLPGTDQEWGGIITHGAKLLYAFAEATVPKVTVITRKAYGGAYDVMASKHIRADINYAYPTAEIAVMGPEGAVNIIFRNELTKAKDANEERSRLVNEYRDKFATPFKAAELGYIDEVIRPEETRSRVIRALEMLKDKRQENLPRKHGNIPL; encoded by the coding sequence ATGGACGGAACCCCCGAAAAGGACCCCCTTCGCGCACGCCTGGATGAGATGGAGAAGCAGGCGGAGCTGGGCGGAGGCGCGGACCGCATCGCCAAGCAGCACGAGTCCGGCAAGCTCACCGCTCGCGAGCGCATCGACTTGCTGCTCGACCCTGGCTCGTTCTGCGAGCTGGACAAGTTCGTCACCCACCGCTCGAGCGACTTCGGGATGGCGGACAAGAAGATCCTCGGCGACGGCGTCGTCACCGGCTACGGCACGGTGGAGGGCCGGCAGGTGTTCGTCTTCGCCCAGGACTTCACCGTGTTCGGCGGCTCGCTGTCGGGCGCGTACGCGCAGAAGATCTGCAAGATCATGGACCTGGCCACGCGGGTGGGCGCCCCGGTCATCGGCTTGAACGACTCGGGCGGCGCGCGCATCCAGGAGGGCGTGGAGAGCCTCGCCGGCTACGCGGACATCTTCCTGCGCAACACCCTGGCCTCGGGCGTGGTGCCGCAGATTTCGCTCATCCTGGGTCCGTGCGCGGGCGGCGCGGTGTACTCGCCGGCCATTACGGACTTCATCCTGATGGCGAAGGACACCTCGTACATGTTCATCACCGGCCCGGACGTCATCAAGACGGTGACGCACGAGGAGGTGTCGAAGGAGTCGCTGGGCGGCGCGCTGACGCACAACCAGAAGTCGGGCGTGGCGCACTTCGCGGCGGACAACGAGCAGTCGGCCATCCTCATGACGCGCGAGCTGCTCTCGTTCCTGCCCTCCAACAACCAGGAGGATCCGCCCGTCCAGCCGTGTGACGACGACGCGTTCCGGGTCGAGGACAGCCTGAAGAGCATTGTCCCCAGCAACCCGAACAAGCCCTACGACATCAAGGAAATCATCCGGGCGGTGGTGGACCACAAGCACTTCTTCGAGGTGCAGGAGCACTTCGCCAAGAACATCGTCATCGGCTTCGCGCGGATGAACGGGCGCCCGGTGGGCATCGTCGCCAACCAGCCGGCGGTGCTGGCCGGCTGCCTGGACATCGACGCGAGCGTGAAGGCGGCGCGATTCGTGCGCTTCTGCGACTGCTTCAACATCCCGCTGGTCACCTTCGTGGACGTGCCGGGCTTCCTGCCGGGCACGGACCAGGAGTGGGGCGGCATCATCACCCACGGGGCCAAGCTGCTGTACGCGTTCGCCGAGGCCACGGTGCCCAAGGTGACGGTGATTACGCGCAAGGCCTACGGCGGGGCGTATGACGTGATGGCGTCCAAGCACATCCGGGCGGACATCAACTACGCCTACCCCACGGCGGAGATCGCCGTGATGGGGCCGGAGGGCGCGGTGAACATCATCTTCCGCAACGAGCTGACGAAGGCGAAGGACGCCAATGAGGAGCGCTCGCGGCTGGTGAACGAGTACCGGGACAAGTTCGCCACCCCCTTCAAGGCGGCGGAGCTGGGCTACATCGACGAGGTGATCCGCCCCGAGGAGACGCGCTCGCGCGTCATCCGCGCGCTGGAGATGCTCAAGGACAAGCGCCAGGAAAACCTGCCGCGCAAGCACGGCAACATCCCCCTGTAG